A genome region from Acidobacteriota bacterium includes the following:
- a CDS encoding tetratricopeptide repeat protein has product MKRILESALLIALLTLPAVHFAAASQQAKQPTPQAHQSSHDPETQKAIRLAIDGLYEEASRSLRRLLRQRPKDPLLLYYLGVCYHKMDRNGLALEYLRQAVDEEAPFPQAYLWLARSYLRHEEPGSARAALDQGLSLFPRNEDLLEMQARLGCATPNCR; this is encoded by the coding sequence ATGAAACGGATACTCGAATCCGCGCTGCTGATCGCGTTGCTGACGCTGCCCGCAGTCCACTTCGCGGCGGCATCCCAGCAGGCCAAGCAGCCAACTCCGCAGGCGCACCAGTCTTCTCACGATCCTGAAACCCAGAAGGCGATCCGCCTGGCCATCGACGGACTCTACGAAGAGGCTTCCCGTTCCCTTCGCAGGCTGCTTAGACAACGCCCCAAGGATCCGCTGCTGCTCTACTACCTGGGCGTCTGCTACCACAAGATGGACCGCAACGGGCTGGCCCTCGAGTACCTGCGCCAGGCGGTCGATGAGGAAGCCCCCTTTCCTCAGGCCTACTTGTGGCTGGCCCGCAGCTACCTGCGCCATGAAGAACCCGGCTCCGCCCGCGCTGCCCTCGATCAAGGCCTCAGCCTCTTCCCCCGCAACGAAGATCTGCTGGAAATGCAGGCCCGCCTCGGCTGCGCAACTCCCAATTGCCGATAG
- a CDS encoding pitrilysin family protein, with the protein MRKFITMLALVLLALSLGATGAWAGEENDDKIPSHPDQLEYPPLDYPAPQRSDYRHVLSNGVVAYLVEDHDLPLFEVTIYLRAGDYLDPPGKAGLASAMGSLLRSGGSQSLQPEEYDEEADFLAALISSRLGDTSGQASVNALSKDMDKALGLFFDMLRTPGFDQKRIDLYMRQSLQQMERRNDNTSGIEFREWRRLLYGDDFFSTRYSTKESLESITRQDLLDFHARYIHPANFIIAASGDFDSEALIAKLESAMQGWPEGETAPPVPEPDFQPQPGLYMVNKDDVNQGRASIGHLGITRDNPDVFAIQMMNDVLGGSGFTSRITNRVRSDEGLAYSAGSAMNPGTHYRGQFRALFQSKSTTVAQAIQIVLEEIERIRSEPVQPDELETVKVNAIETFPRQFSSAESIASTFANDELIGREEDYWNTYRDRLRAVTVEDVQRVAQQYLHPDQLVILVVGNVEEIMKGHPDRPEFSISKLPGGENPTMVPLPDPLTMEYGSQ; encoded by the coding sequence ATGAGAAAGTTCATTACCATGCTGGCACTGGTCCTCTTGGCTCTCAGCCTGGGCGCCACGGGCGCTTGGGCGGGTGAAGAGAACGACGACAAGATCCCCTCACATCCGGATCAACTGGAGTATCCGCCGCTGGACTACCCGGCGCCCCAACGCTCGGACTACCGCCACGTACTCAGCAATGGCGTGGTGGCCTATCTGGTGGAGGACCACGATCTTCCCCTCTTCGAAGTCACCATCTACCTGCGCGCAGGGGACTATCTGGATCCGCCCGGCAAGGCCGGACTGGCCTCGGCCATGGGCAGCCTGCTGCGTTCGGGAGGATCGCAGTCGCTGCAGCCCGAAGAATACGACGAGGAAGCCGACTTTCTTGCCGCCCTGATCAGCAGCCGGCTGGGCGATACCTCGGGTCAGGCCTCGGTCAACGCCCTCAGCAAGGACATGGACAAGGCCCTGGGACTGTTTTTCGACATGCTGCGCACTCCCGGCTTTGATCAGAAACGGATCGACCTCTATATGCGCCAATCGCTGCAGCAGATGGAGCGCCGCAACGACAACACCAGCGGAATCGAGTTCCGCGAATGGCGCCGTCTGCTCTACGGAGACGACTTTTTCTCCACCCGGTACTCCACCAAGGAGTCGCTTGAATCCATCACCCGGCAGGACCTTCTCGACTTCCATGCCCGCTACATTCACCCCGCCAACTTCATCATCGCCGCGTCCGGTGACTTCGACAGCGAGGCACTGATCGCCAAGCTGGAGTCGGCCATGCAGGGTTGGCCGGAGGGCGAGACAGCTCCTCCGGTGCCCGAGCCCGATTTCCAACCCCAGCCCGGCCTCTACATGGTCAACAAGGATGACGTGAATCAAGGCAGGGCCTCCATCGGCCACTTGGGAATCACGCGTGACAACCCCGACGTGTTCGCCATCCAGATGATGAACGACGTCTTGGGAGGCTCGGGTTTTACCTCGCGCATCACCAACCGCGTGCGCAGCGACGAAGGCCTGGCCTACAGCGCCGGTTCCGCGATGAATCCGGGCACCCACTACCGCGGGCAGTTCCGGGCCCTCTTCCAGTCCAAGAGCACCACGGTGGCTCAGGCCATCCAAATCGTCCTGGAGGAGATAGAGCGTATCCGCAGCGAGCCGGTGCAGCCCGATGAACTGGAGACGGTCAAAGTCAACGCCATCGAGACCTTTCCCCGCCAATTCTCTTCCGCTGAATCCATCGCTTCGACCTTTGCCAACGACGAGTTGATCGGGCGGGAAGAGGACTATTGGAACACTTACCGCGACCGCCTCCGCGCGGTGACGGTAGAGGACGTCCAAAGAGTCGCCCAGCAGTACCTTCACCCCGACCAGTTGGTGATTCTGGTGGTGGGCAATGTGGAGGAGATCATGAAGGGGCACCCTGATCGCCCCGAATTCTCCATCTCCAAGTTGCCGGGCGGAGAGAACCCCACCATGGTTCCGCTGCCCGATCCGCTGACGATGGAATACGGCAGTCAGTAA
- a CDS encoding pitrilysin family protein: MITRKRFILLLCVLLTASWASAQQVEVEELVLDNGMTFLFVPREGDPNVAAGWLAKVGSANERPGITGISHLFEHMMFKGTHAIGLAESVDIEANLALMSEMDLLKDQLRKEEEELLRRYRLGLIADLNDPQNRSPRHQELIEKFEELTLKEKGQLTKNEFDRIYTQAGGSGMNAGTTRDWTIYFINVPSNKLELWFWMESDRLLNPVFREFYAERDVVREERRLRTESTPTGKFREQFESMFWTSHPYGWPVVGWPSDVESITREEAEAYYDVNYAPNNLVACLVGDYDVETAKELARRYFGRLPRGPKDPEPVRTLEIEQQAEKRMIAYAETNPQVQVRWHSVADGHADEPALLVIGALLNGRSGRLYKSLVLDKEIANRASAGQDGMKWAGYFSVNAVAKQGKDPLEVEQAIYEEIEKLKTELVEERELQKVKNNFAANNFRRIENNFFLMLQLLIADGNRSWEAFNEDPKHLQAVTAEDVQRVAKKYFKDETRAVALYYTKESDKPEDPMLAALSPEQKMMVKQMEGRISQLDADQLGQMLGQLEGGNVSEQMKAVVPVLKKMIEERKKELEMEGQEQ; this comes from the coding sequence ATGATTACGAGAAAGCGTTTCATTCTTCTGCTCTGCGTCTTGCTGACGGCGTCGTGGGCGTCCGCTCAGCAGGTCGAAGTAGAAGAGCTGGTTCTGGACAACGGAATGACCTTTCTCTTCGTTCCGCGCGAGGGCGATCCCAACGTGGCAGCCGGATGGCTGGCCAAGGTGGGATCGGCCAATGAGCGTCCCGGCATCACCGGCATCTCGCACTTGTTCGAGCACATGATGTTCAAGGGGACTCACGCCATCGGCTTGGCCGAAAGCGTCGACATCGAGGCCAACCTGGCGCTGATGTCGGAAATGGACCTGCTGAAGGACCAATTGCGGAAGGAAGAAGAAGAGTTGTTGCGGCGTTATCGGCTAGGACTCATCGCCGATTTGAACGATCCCCAGAACCGCTCCCCCCGCCACCAGGAATTGATCGAGAAGTTCGAAGAGCTGACGCTCAAGGAAAAAGGCCAACTCACCAAGAACGAGTTCGACCGCATCTACACCCAGGCGGGCGGCAGCGGTATGAACGCGGGGACCACCAGGGACTGGACGATCTATTTCATCAACGTCCCCTCGAACAAGCTGGAGTTGTGGTTCTGGATGGAGTCGGACCGTCTGCTCAATCCGGTCTTCCGCGAGTTCTACGCCGAGCGGGACGTTGTGAGGGAGGAGCGCCGCCTGCGCACCGAAAGCACTCCCACGGGCAAATTCCGCGAGCAGTTCGAGTCGATGTTCTGGACCTCTCACCCCTACGGATGGCCCGTGGTGGGATGGCCCAGCGACGTCGAATCGATTACCCGCGAAGAGGCCGAGGCCTACTACGATGTCAACTACGCCCCCAACAACCTGGTGGCCTGTCTGGTGGGAGACTACGACGTGGAGACGGCCAAGGAACTGGCCCGGCGCTACTTCGGACGACTCCCGCGGGGACCCAAGGACCCTGAACCGGTGCGCACCCTCGAGATCGAACAGCAGGCCGAGAAGCGCATGATCGCTTATGCCGAAACCAACCCTCAGGTGCAAGTGCGCTGGCACAGCGTTGCCGACGGGCACGCCGACGAACCGGCCCTGCTGGTGATTGGAGCTTTGTTGAACGGGCGCAGCGGGCGGCTTTACAAGTCGCTGGTGCTCGACAAAGAGATCGCCAACCGGGCTTCCGCCGGTCAGGACGGAATGAAGTGGGCCGGCTATTTCAGCGTCAATGCCGTGGCCAAACAAGGCAAGGACCCGCTTGAGGTCGAACAGGCCATCTACGAAGAGATCGAGAAGCTGAAGACCGAATTGGTGGAAGAGCGCGAACTGCAGAAGGTCAAGAACAACTTCGCTGCCAACAACTTCCGCCGCATCGAAAACAACTTCTTCCTCATGCTGCAGTTGCTCATCGCCGATGGCAACCGATCTTGGGAGGCCTTCAACGAAGATCCCAAGCACTTGCAAGCCGTCACCGCCGAAGACGTGCAGCGCGTCGCCAAGAAGTACTTCAAAGACGAAACCCGGGCCGTGGCTCTCTATTACACCAAGGAATCGGACAAGCCCGAAGATCCCATGCTGGCCGCGCTCTCGCCGGAACAAAAGATGATGGTGAAGCAAATGGAAGGCCGGATTTCCCAACTGGATGCCGATCAGTTGGGTCAAATGCTGGGTCAGTTGGAGGGCGGCAACGTTTCCGAGCAGATGAAAGCCGTTGTGCCGGTGCTCAAGAAAATGATCGAGGAACGCAAGAAAGAACTCGAGATGGAGGGACAAGAACAATGA
- a CDS encoding PspC domain-containing protein produces MTATHIRENKLRRQNGIVAGVCGGLGAFTGLNPMWFRILFLVLLMPGGLPGFLPYLILWLIVPKADGS; encoded by the coding sequence ATGACAGCAACTCACATTAGGGAAAATAAGCTTCGCCGTCAGAACGGCATCGTGGCCGGCGTATGCGGCGGTTTGGGGGCCTTTACGGGCTTGAATCCCATGTGGTTTCGCATCCTCTTCCTGGTCCTGCTGATGCCGGGAGGGCTGCCGGGATTCCTGCCCTATCTCATCTTGTGGCTGATCGTCCCCAAGGCCGACGGGAGCTAG
- a CDS encoding zf-HC2 domain-containing protein, giving the protein MRHEYIEENQVVDRYLMGRLSLEESEAFEEHLLHCTRCQEEMETSRALQNGLKAAAARGWLDPPAAQDTRPAGRSVPLWTLAAAAALAALLILPPIYLFLQMNTLDRQLADTRLELEQARRVSQQHEDEAERLNREIQALQAQLGQEDSQVREQLEQERQARRLLAANLQRLQQPHINTPVIPLDALRSSAGEGEAATVVRAQPDSGWIVLALLLDRADYADYRVALTRQDEVVWQSGGLRPNYRDELVINLPRPMLREGPYQVTVEGMTESGQERRLARYAFTYQPAP; this is encoded by the coding sequence ATGCGTCATGAATACATCGAAGAAAATCAAGTTGTCGACCGCTATCTGATGGGGCGCTTGAGCCTTGAAGAAAGCGAAGCTTTTGAAGAGCACCTCCTGCACTGCACCCGCTGTCAGGAAGAGATGGAAACCTCGCGGGCCTTGCAGAACGGACTGAAAGCGGCTGCCGCCAGGGGTTGGCTGGATCCCCCGGCCGCGCAGGATACACGCCCGGCGGGACGGTCCGTTCCGCTTTGGACCCTGGCCGCGGCGGCAGCCTTAGCCGCTCTCTTGATCTTGCCTCCCATCTACTTGTTCCTTCAGATGAACACGCTCGACCGTCAACTGGCCGATACACGCCTGGAACTGGAGCAAGCGCGGCGGGTTTCGCAACAGCACGAGGATGAAGCTGAGCGACTCAATCGCGAAATCCAGGCGCTTCAGGCCCAACTCGGCCAGGAAGATTCGCAGGTGCGGGAACAGCTTGAACAGGAACGTCAGGCGCGGCGGCTGTTGGCGGCTAACCTGCAAAGACTGCAACAGCCCCACATCAACACGCCCGTGATCCCTCTCGACGCTCTGCGCAGTTCAGCGGGCGAAGGGGAAGCCGCTACCGTGGTCCGGGCCCAGCCGGATTCCGGCTGGATCGTGCTGGCCCTGCTGCTGGACCGGGCCGATTACGCCGACTATCGAGTGGCCTTGACCCGCCAGGACGAAGTCGTCTGGCAGAGCGGCGGATTGCGCCCCAATTACCGGGACGAACTGGTCATCAACCTGCCCCGCCCAATGCTTCGGGAGGGACCCTATCAGGTGACGGTGGAAGGGATGACGGAGAGCGGGCAGGAACGCCGCCTGGCCCGCTACGCCTTTACCTACCAGCCCGCACCCTAG
- a CDS encoding RNA polymerase sigma factor: protein MDEASEQSEKEIAVRLVERVHEGDEAAEAEFFRRYERGLLLYLRTMCRDHSLAEDLRQEAFKIVLLRLRESGLKDPSRLAAFLRRTARNLFIGDYRKKARRRTENGVQGLDRLATAPAEQLRRLEKEQQARWVRKLIGQLNTPRDRELLYRFYIAEEEKEDICHDLDLDSLHFNRVLFRARQRFKQIVEKSRQGRQSRE from the coding sequence ATGGATGAGGCTAGCGAGCAGAGTGAGAAAGAGATCGCCGTACGGCTTGTCGAACGCGTCCATGAAGGCGATGAGGCGGCCGAGGCCGAGTTCTTCCGACGGTACGAGAGAGGGCTCCTCCTCTATCTGCGGACCATGTGCCGCGACCATTCTCTGGCCGAGGACCTTCGCCAGGAGGCCTTTAAGATCGTACTGTTGCGGTTGCGTGAGTCGGGCTTGAAAGACCCCTCTCGCCTGGCCGCCTTCCTGCGCCGCACGGCCCGCAACCTCTTCATCGGCGACTACCGCAAAAAGGCGCGCCGCCGCACCGAAAACGGAGTGCAAGGACTCGACCGTCTGGCCACTGCTCCAGCCGAACAATTGCGCCGCCTTGAGAAAGAACAGCAGGCCCGCTGGGTCAGGAAGCTGATCGGGCAGCTCAATACCCCGCGCGATCGGGAACTGCTCTATCGCTTCTATATCGCTGAAGAGGAAAAAGAGGACATCTGCCACGACCTCGATCTCGACAGCTTGCATTTCAACCGGGTCCTCTTCCGGGCCCGCCAAAGGTTCAAACAGATCGTGGAGAAATCCCGCCAGGGACGCCAATCCAGGGAGTAA